A genomic window from Glycine soja cultivar W05 chromosome 10, ASM419377v2, whole genome shotgun sequence includes:
- the LOC114372465 gene encoding DNA topoisomerase 6 subunit A-like — translation MADNKKRRRKDPPGDELPFKNKLKPDSAIMETLKQFSASSSSSSASVSQTLTLQDLSLPFRCREVADLSLSSVQSNIESLILRIAHSILSGHGFSFDVPSRSAANQLYVPELDRIVLKDKSSLRPFANISTVRKSAITARILQLIHQLCLKGIHVTKRDLFYTDVKLFQDQIQSDAVLDDVSCMLGCTRSSLNVVAAEKGVVVGRLIFSDNGDMIDCTKMGMGGKAIPPNIDRVGDMQSDALFILLVEKDAAYMRLAEDRFYNRFPCIIVTAKGQPDVSTRLFLRKMKIELKLPVLALVDSDPYGLKILSVYGCGSKNMSYDSANLTTPDIKWLGVRPSDLDKYKIPEQCRLPMTEQDIKTGKDLLEEDFVKKNPGWVEELTLMVKTKQKAEIQALSTFGFQYLSEVYLPLKLQQKDWL, via the exons ATGGCAGACAACAAAAAGCGCCGGCGAAAGGACCCCCCCGGCGACGAGCTCCCCTTCAAAAACAAGCTGAAACCGGACTCCGCAATCATGGAAACCCTAAAGCAGTTCTCCGCctcatcctcctcctcctccgccTCCGTCTCCCAAACCCTAACCCTCCAGGACCTCTCCCTCCCCTTCCGCTGCCGCGAGGTGGCGGACCTCTCCCTCTCCTCCGTGCAGTCCAACATCGAGTCCCTCATTCTCCGGATCGCCCACTCCATCCTCTCCGGCCACGGCTTCTCCTTCGACGTCCCCTCCCGCTCCGCCGCCAACCAGCTCTACGTCCCCGAGCTCGACCGCATCGTCCTCAAGGACAAATCCTCTCTTCGCCCCTTCGCGAATATCTCCACCGTGCGGAAGTCCGCCATCACCGCCCGCATTCTGCAGCTCATCCACCAGCTTTGCCTCAAGGGCATCCACGTCACCAAGCGTGACCTCTTCTACACCGACGTCAAACTCTTCCAGGACCAG ATCCAATCTGATGCTGTTCTGGATGATGTGTCCTGCATGCTGGGGTGCACTCGGTCCAGCCTCAATGTTGTGGCTGCAGAGAAAGGGGTGGTGGTTGGGAGGTTGATTTTCAGTGACAATGGGGATATGATTGATTGCACCAAAATGGGGATGGGCGGGAAGGCAATTCCACCGAATATTGATCGAGTTGGGGATATGCAGAGTGATGCTTTGTTCATTCTGTTGGTGGAGAAGGATGCTGCTTATATGAGGTTGGCTGAGGATAGGTTCTATAACCGCTTTCCATGCATAATTGTGACTGCAAAGGGGCAGCCCGATGTTTCCACTAGGCTGTTCTTGAGGAAGATGAAGATAGAGTTAAAGCTGCCGGTGCTGGCTCTAGTTGACAGTGATCCTTATGGGTTGAAGATTCTGTCGGTTTATGGCTGTGGGTCAAAGAACATGTCTTATGACAGTGCCAACTTAACCACCCCTGATATCAAGTGGCTTGGGGTTAGGCCTAGTGATTTGGACAAGTACAAGATACCTGAGCAGTGTAGGTTGCCGATGACCGAGCAGGATATTAAGACTGGCAAGGACTTGCTTGAGGAGGATTTTGTCAAAAAGAACCCTGGTTGGGTGGAGGAATTGACCTTGATGGTCAAAACTAAGCAAAAAGCTGAAATACAGGCTTTGAGCACCTTTGGTTTTCAGTATCTGTCAGAAGTTTATTTGCCCTTGAAGTTGCAGCAGAAGGATTGGCTGTGA
- the LOC114372193 gene encoding zinc finger CCCH domain-containing protein 21-like, which translates to MPPKQQQSKADLAKKQKIVEDKTFGLKNKNKSKNVQKYVQNLKQSVQPRPDAAKVDAKKKKEEDKAKEKELNELFKIAVTQPKVPVGVDPKSILCEFFKVGQCAKGFKCKFSHDLNVQRKGEKIDIYSDKRDEETMEDWDQETLEKVVESKKTEYNQNKPTDIVCKYFLDAVEKKQYGWFWACPNGGKNCHYRHALPPGYVLKSQMKALLEEESEKISIEEEIENQRAKVATTTPMTPELFFEWKKKKIEERDANIAAQQAERAKNDRMSGRELFLSNASLFVDDAEAYDVYQREPESYETEQNGNRNAAEDGPCSSATAASDGEDLDDIDDDDELDMDELDELEASLSKTSIQIKETGAEA; encoded by the exons ATGCCGCCGAAGCAGCAGCAATCGAAAGCTGATTTAGCGAAGAAGCAGAAGATTGTAGAGGACAAAACCTTCGGtctcaagaacaagaacaagagcaAAAATGTTCAGAAGTATGTCCAGAACCTCAAGCAATCCGTGCAGCCCAGGCCCGATGCCGCCAAAGTCGATGCCAag AAAAAGAAGGAGGAAGATAAGGCCAAGGAGAAGGAGCTGAATGAGTTGTTCAAAATCGCTGTTACTCAGCCCAAAGTGCCAGTTG GTGTTGATCCCAAGTCCATATTATGTGAGTTTTTTAAAGTGGGGCAGTGTGCCAAGGGCTTCAAATGCAAGTTCTCGCATGATTTGAATGTTCAGAGGAAAGGGGAGAAGATTGACATTTACAGTGATAAGCGTGACGAGG AAACAATGGAGGATTGGGATCAGGAGACCTTGGAGAAGGTGGTGGAGTCGAAGAAAACCGAGTATAATCAGAATAAACCAACtgacatt GTCTGTAAATACTTTTTGGATGCAGTAGAAAAGAAGCAATATGGTTGGTTTTGGGCCTGCCCCAATGGTGGTAAGAATTGCCATTATAGACATGCTCTTCCACCTGGTTATGTTTTGAAATCTCAAATGAAGGCTTTGTTAGAggaagaaagtgaaaaaatatcaattgaaGAGGAGATTGAAAACcag CGTGCCAAAGTGGCAACTACAACTCCTATGACTCCTGAGTTATTCTTtgaatggaagaagaagaagatagaagagaGAGATGCCAATATAGCTGCACAACAGGCAGAGAGGGCTAAGAATGATCGCATGAG TGGTCGGGAGCTATTTTTGTCAAATGCTAGCTTGTTTGTGGATGATGCAGAAGCATATGACGTGTACCAGAGAGAACCAGAATCTTATGAAACTGAACAGAAT GGGAATAGGAATGCTGCTGAAGATGGCCCCTGCTCCTCAGCAACAGCTGCTTCTGATGGTGAAGATCTTGATGACATAGATGACGATGATGAGTTAGACATGGATGAGTTAGATGAATTGGAAGCAAGCTTATCCAAGACATCAATCCAAATAAAGGAAACAGGAGCTGAAGCTTAA